The segment CTGTGCCGATAATAGCCTGCAAAGCAAAAATACCTTTGTGTTTTAGATTTTTATGATACTACCTCCCCTGTATGAAAATGTGATTCGGTCAAATATATATCACTTAGTTATGGGCTTCAGAATGTGCTgtgatatattttaaaaaacaatgtagtGCTGCCATTTGTGAAATTcccagacatgaggacatctcTGGGTTTTTGAGTGAgcaatgtttttgtatttccacAAAATGATTTAACTACGCGACTGGTGTTGGGAGACGGTTTACAAACTTTCCTTGAACAATTTGAGCCTCTTTTGCAGCTTCGATCATAAACAGTCTTTGAAGCTGACAAGGAGCAATTGAACTATTCCTCAATAAAACCCAGAAGTGTGATGAAGAGATTATTTCTTAATCCACAGCAAAATATTATTCAAAACAAAGTGGGAAGTACACGTTATCTTACTACAAGGATACCGTTTTGTATCTACTAAAACactattgttatgttatgttatatttgtataattgTGTCGTTGTTTCACGTCGGACCTTTTACAGAGGTTACTCTCGCCTGCAGACTTCCGGTGTGCCAAAATACCGCTGCGCATACATCAGGTTTGTTTAACCATTTCACCTGCTTGCTGGTTAATATCACACTTTTCTGTACCTAGGCCTTTAAGTACAGTTCCGGACATGCCCATAGGTTCTTTAGTGTACTGCTCTGCCCGCTGTACTAACTATTCCCTCTAAAATCACGTAATTAGCTACATAAGTTGTTTAGCAACAGTCGACCATGCTAGTTGTTCCGAGCTAACGTTTACTAGCTAATGTGTTAGCACCGACCGCTGGATTCCCTCCGTGGGTTTAACGTCATAAGTAATTCCCTCATCTTCCATTTCCCTGAATGTGCGGCCACACTGGTGCCTTACAAACCAACCGCAGCTTTGTTCAGCCACAAACTTGAACCAGCGGGCTAACGTTAGTTAGGTATCCTGGTAACTGGCCTGTTGACGTCGGCTCCCTGCTCGCGAGCTAGCTGGTGTGCTGCAACGTTTAGCTAGTAAACTTTAGCTTCACACGAATAGCGCAATGATGCTTCATGCTAAACGTGTGTCTAAATAAACCGGATCGTTATTATTCACAGATGTGCAGGTCGTAAGCGCGACTGGCGTTTCGTTTGCAGAATAAGTGTTTGGAATTGAAATTTTGGCTAGATGGTACCAGAATAACCAGTAATAGTGGAACAAATATCATCTTGTAGTTGAAGGTCTTTGTGTCACTCTACGGTTATTTGATTAACTGCTGATTTACTTTGTGGCCTCACAATCGCACATCTTGAATGGCAGCTTAAATCAGAGATCGTTTATTGTATTGACAAGCTGCACGATTATTGTCTTAAAATGCACCGGAGGTTTCATTTTGACTTGTGTTAAAtgattatacaaaaaaaaaacaggcagccGCGTCCCTGTCATGACTCTATTATAACTGTATGGGTCAGTTTTGTTTCAAATTAAGCTGCAATGAAATTACATAAtaaatgtatctgtgtgtgttgtggagcAGGCGGTGGAGAGTGGACGCTGATGGGGGACGAAAAGGAGACCTGGAAAGTAAAAACTCTTGACGAAATCCTACAGGAGAAAAAACGCAGAAGAGAATTAGAAGAGAAAACGGATCCCAAGCGCCAGAAAGATGTAAAGTATCCCACATTTTAAGTAAAAACAATTGCGAGTCACTCATCCTAGCtcagttttatttgttgtataaTTTTCCATTAAAACTCAGTAAGTTTACAAAGAATTGATTGGAAATTGCGTTTGCGTAATCGATttaggtgtatatatatatatatatatatacctaaaTCGATTACGCAATTATAGTGGGAAtgatacatattttaaagacaTTGAATAGTGTTAGCTACATTCCAAATAGGCTGGTAAGTCTGAGGGCATTTTTTCAGTTACAAGAAATACAATTCATCCAACTACACAATTGAAACCTCTAGTATGCCTAATTTATTACTATGTCTTGCACAGTTCACACAGAGCCTCGTTCCACAGTCGGATGATCGGGAAGCCAAACGAGATACTCCGGAGGAAGGAGAACTACGGGATCAAAAGATGGAAATAACAATTCGTAATTCCCCGTACACACGGGAGGACTCGACAGAGGACAGGTATTTGGAACTGTAAGAATCAAACATGAGTGTCATTTTATGGCGGAAGTAGTGTACATGTAATAATTAAGGattcaaggatcatttattgtcattatgcaacacaggggtgtacaaagaaatgcagttgtagcccatttgcaacacaagaaaaacatgtcaacaacacaaaaaacaccaaagTATGTATGTCATGGTTTAAAAATGTGATGCAACACGATGTCGCTGACTCTTTAGagtctgagtttttttttttacattcacacAGGGCCGAGGAAGATGAATCATTAGCCATCAAGCCTCCACAGCAGATAGCCAGAAAAGACAAGTCTCATcacagaaaggaggagaagagaaaagataAAAGACGTCATCGCAGTAACTCCGCAGAAGGAGGTGTGGAAGTGCTGCTtaataacataaacacaagTGTGTTTCGTAGCTGAATCGAACATTTTTGgggctttaaaaataatattttttaagatCTGCTTCCACTCTTTTTACTTCTATAGCAGTGAAACAAGTGCGAcccaaagacaaagaaaaagagcgAGAGAATGAGCGCAGGAAGCGTCAGTGGGAGGAAGACAAAGCCCGGCGAGACTGGGAGAGGCAGAAACGGAGAGAACAGGCCAGAGCTCATTCACGCAGAGAAAGGTGAGCACCGGCCCTGAAGAAATTCCACatgttgtattatattacattaataccgaagtatttattttttcttgatTTCCACTTGAGTTTAATCAGTATACATGTTTTTCAAAGCCTGTTTTGTTGGAGTATGTATTCAAGTTCCCGGCATATTAAAGATATGAGCAACATGAAATCAATCtaaatgtatgttgtttttCCTTGAAATCTGTAGCTTCAGTGCTTTAGTTGTAAATGTGATGTAGTGTACAAAGTATCTGAAGTGACACAACAGTAATTGTATAAATtaactttacatttttcttaAGTGCAGGTGGTAAGATTGTAAGTGCGTTTTCTCTTTTAAGCAATGTAAATcaagtgtatgtatgtaaacAATGCAGCCTCAAGTGATGGACACATTTGGGTTATGTTACTGCAATATATCAGTCATTAAGTACAACTGTGATATGACAAAGCACTGCTGCCCAGACTCCAAATAAACAAGCATTGACGAGATTGGGCTTTTGGTTGTCTGGACAGACCCCGATTGGATTCTCCTGGGTTTTTTTTGGACCACAGGGACCGGCTGGAACAGGTGGAGCGCCAGCGCGAACGAGACCGAAAGCTGCGTGAACAGCAGAAAGAGCAACGTGAGCTGAAGGAGCGGGAAAGGAGGGCCGAGGAGCGGCGCAAAGAGCGAGGTGGCCGACGAGAAGGTCGGTGATATACCATAAACACCTGCTGGACAAGaggcctattttttttttcatctcggATAGAGCCAGGCTAGCGCTTTCCCTCTGCctgcagtctttatgctaagataGGCTATACATGTCCCAATTACAGCTTCGTAGttgacatacagacatacaatTTTATATTTATCTGCTCATGTCCCtctgtaaaaaagaaagcaacTAATATTGTCCAAAATGTTCCAACAATTCCTCAAAACTCAAAATCCAAAGCAGTCCTGTCCCATTGCCAATCACAAGGATTGTGTTTTAAACCCCGTGACCTGTGGTGCTACATCTGCGGCGTTGATTAATAAGAGACTGTCTCGTCCACAGTGCCGTCTCACCATCGGATGCTACCGGATGAGTATGGTGACAAGCCAAAACAAAGCCACCACAGCCGGAGTCCCACCCGCATTCCCCGGGACAGATCTGACCTCAGCGAACCACGGAAAAGTGCACGTGAgtttatacatttattgattAGAATTTCACAGTTTCTAGAAACAAATGTCTTATTTgagtttattatatttatggTCAACATTGCACCTTTTGCAGCATCTCAATTCCCCCAATGTCATGATTGTTTCAGTTAATGCTGTCATTATATCAGATTTTTACTACATGATTATAGTGGCCCAAATTATTCACTGTAATTATATTGCCACGATAGCTAGAGAATATCAGAAAAAATACTATCAGTTAAATTAATCTCTACTTTTGTTTAttgtccacttttattttatggCAAATTAATTACACTTAAAATACGagtggaggaaggtggtgagAGAGTCTAAGCATAATGGCACAggattatttatgtattatcaatatttaattatttttctaaatatcaCGGTTAGCAAAGCCCCTAGTTTCAGTGTAACTCACACTACGTTTTGTCTGCAGCGTCGAAGGAGGAGAAGCCAGAGGACAAAGACCTGCTAGCAGACCTCCAGGACATCAGTGACAGCGAAAGGAAGACCAGCTCAGGAGAATCCTCCATCGGTAAATGACCCTGACCGTGACGCATCATTTACACATGTCATTGTACAGGGCTAAAGGCCTGACTTCTTTTGGACTTCTTCCTTCACCTCTGATGATAATCAGGAAAACTGTTGCATCTCCTTCACTTTGTCTAGCCTCGGGATCAGGCTCAGACGAAGAGgatgacgacgaggaggagTCCAGCAGCCAgagcgagggggaagaagaggaagaggggtcCGTTTCAGGCTCGGGAAGGTCGGAGCAGAGCGCAGGTAAAACTGTCAAAAACGGCTCCCCTGCTGCGGCTTGTGTCGCTGAGTCGGGTCCAGTTACTCAGCATCACAGGTTTAACTCGATGGCTTCCACCCTTTCAGAGGACGTGAGCGAGGCCGAGCAGTCAGTGGAGGAATTTGAGGACGAGAGAGAAAATGGAAATCACATACCTGCAGGTAGGTCAACATGTCACCTGTGTTTTCAATTCGGAGATTGTTTCCTTTAAAGTCATCCAAAGGCCCATTTGCAAAGTCACTCATTCAAATGGCGTGTGGCTCGACTGAATTGTAGATATTTGCTTTGAGTactgttaaaacatttttgtgtaaaCAGTTTGTGTCTGGGAGACCACTTTAGAAGGAAGAGTTGTGTGGCCAGTTGAGAGAGTGCCTAAATAGCAGTTGGGTCAGTAAAAGCGTGTCTTTTTCTGCTAAATATCTTGGAGTTATAATTCTCCGATGGAGgttaataaaatgtgcaatctgTGAGCAAGTATAGATCCTTATAAGGTTTTAGTTTTTCATGCTAAAAGTGGTCTTGGAGTGTTGACCTACATGCCAAAATTCTCGTAAATCAAATTGCACTTACCAACCCTGAGCTGATTTCACACTTCGCCTCACAGTGCCAGAGTCCCGCTTTGATCACGACTCCGAGGAGAGCGGcgaggacatggacatggagggggaagaggaagagaatgaggaagaggaggaggaagaggaggatgacgCAGGAGAGGGTGACCCCACCCCTCAGTCTCAAACTCATTCTCGCTCCCCGACCCCCGAAGAAAATTACATCCCGGATTCCCCCCCAATTTCACCCgtggagctgaagaaggagctgCCCAAGTATCTGCCTGCTCTGCAGGTCGGTACCGACGTAACGCAAATGTTCATCCGGCTCAGCCGCGAATGTGATGCGAGTCGTCAGCATGTTGAGGTCTTCAATCACATTGTGTTATTTGTCAGGGTTGTCGCAGTGTTGAGGAATTCCAGTGCCTGAACCGAATAGAAGAGGGGAC is part of the Cyclopterus lumpus isolate fCycLum1 chromosome 7, fCycLum1.pri, whole genome shotgun sequence genome and harbors:
- the cdk11b gene encoding cyclin-dependent kinase 11B isoform X1; translated protein: MLCYICIIVSLFHVGPFTEVTLACRLPVCQNTAAHTSGGGEWTLMGDEKETWKVKTLDEILQEKKRRRELEEKTDPKRQKDFTQSLVPQSDDREAKRDTPEEGELRDQKMEITIRNSPYTREDSTEDRAEEDESLAIKPPQQIARKDKSHHRKEEKRKDKRRHRSNSAEGAVKQVRPKDKEKERENERRKRQWEEDKARRDWERQKRREQARAHSRRERPRLDSPGFFLDHRDRLEQVERQRERDRKLREQQKEQRELKERERRAEERRKERGGRREVPSHHRMLPDEYGDKPKQSHHSRSPTRIPRDRSDLSEPRKSAPSKEEKPEDKDLLADLQDISDSERKTSSGESSIASGSGSDEEDDDEEESSSQSEGEEEEEGSVSGSGRSEQSAEDVSEAEQSVEEFEDERENGNHIPAVPESRFDHDSEESGEDMDMEGEEEENEEEEEEEEDDAGEGDPTPQSQTHSRSPTPEENYIPDSPPISPVELKKELPKYLPALQGCRSVEEFQCLNRIEEGTYGVVYRAKDKKTDEIVALKRLKMEKEKEGFPITSLREINTILKAQHPNIVTVREIVVGSNMDKIYIVMNYVEHDLKSLMETMKQPFLPGEVKTLMIQLLRGVRHLHDNWILHRDLKTSNLLLSHKGILKIGDFGLAREYGSPLKPYTPVVVTLWYRSPELLLGAKEYSTAVDMWSVGCIFGELLTQKPLFPGKSEIDQINKVFKDLGSPSEKIWPGYNEMPAVKKMTFTEYPYNHLRKRFGALLSDQGFDLMNKFLTYCPSKRILSDEGLKHEYFRESPLPIDPSMFPTWPAKSEQQRVKRATSPRPPEGGLGYSQLGGDDDLKDTGFHLTTSNQGASAVGPGFSLKF
- the cdk11b gene encoding cyclin-dependent kinase 11B isoform X2, which gives rise to MLCYICIIVSLFHVGPFTEVTLACRLPVCQNTAAHTSGGGEWTLMGDEKETWKVKTLDEILQEKKRRRELEEKTDPKRQKDFTQSLVPQSDDREAKRDTPEEGELRDQKMEITIRNSPYTREDSTEDRAEEDESLAIKPPQQIARKDKSHHRKEEKRKDKRRHRSNSAEGAVKQVRPKDKEKERENERRKRQWEEDKARRDWERQKRREQARAHSRRERDRLEQVERQRERDRKLREQQKEQRELKERERRAEERRKERGGRREVPSHHRMLPDEYGDKPKQSHHSRSPTRIPRDRSDLSEPRKSAPSKEEKPEDKDLLADLQDISDSERKTSSGESSIASGSGSDEEDDDEEESSSQSEGEEEEEGSVSGSGRSEQSAEDVSEAEQSVEEFEDERENGNHIPAVPESRFDHDSEESGEDMDMEGEEEENEEEEEEEEDDAGEGDPTPQSQTHSRSPTPEENYIPDSPPISPVELKKELPKYLPALQGCRSVEEFQCLNRIEEGTYGVVYRAKDKKTDEIVALKRLKMEKEKEGFPITSLREINTILKAQHPNIVTVREIVVGSNMDKIYIVMNYVEHDLKSLMETMKQPFLPGEVKTLMIQLLRGVRHLHDNWILHRDLKTSNLLLSHKGILKIGDFGLAREYGSPLKPYTPVVVTLWYRSPELLLGAKEYSTAVDMWSVGCIFGELLTQKPLFPGKSEIDQINKVFKDLGSPSEKIWPGYNEMPAVKKMTFTEYPYNHLRKRFGALLSDQGFDLMNKFLTYCPSKRILSDEGLKHEYFRESPLPIDPSMFPTWPAKSEQQRVKRATSPRPPEGGLGYSQLGGDDDLKDTGFHLTTSNQGASAVGPGFSLKF